In Telopea speciosissima isolate NSW1024214 ecotype Mountain lineage chromosome 10, Tspe_v1, whole genome shotgun sequence, the DNA window GCATCCTAGCAGTTTATCAAGTGTCAGAATGTCTAACCAACCAAGTTTCTGAAATTATTCTGCTCTCTCATTAGTATAGCAATAAAGTTtaatttccaataaaaaaaatatcatggTGACTTTAAGTATTTACAACCACCCGTTCACAACCTATAATGTAAATAGTTGATATTGCCAAATATGTACTTGGACTCACTCAGCAAAGACAAGAAATTACGCAGTTTATGGTCCATTTTCTTAATGATCCATCCTTTTCCTAAAACTGTGCATCTTGTTGAAAAGATAACAGTTCTTTCCCCAATCATTAGGTAGTATGTAGGGATTAGATGTAATTTCTGTCAAACAATAAAGGTGGTGGCTCTATAGTTTGTATAAGACTATATTGGTCAGTGTCATGGATTTGATATATGAGTACCACAATGAACTTAAGATAACATCCTCTCACATGGGATTAAGAAGCcacttctgtttttcttctacaaataACTCTTGTTTTATTAACCTTACAAATACTCTTTGGAAGTCATGTTTGGGAAGCCATATCTAGGGTGGAAGTTCTGTTATTTATGCAGGCATCTTGATTTGGGACCTCATAGATGAGTAGCTTATAAGTCCTCCCTCCCTTCCTCCCAACATCAATATCCAGTCAGTGGATTCAGACATCTAAAGAAGCCCAGAGATGTAATGCATGCGAAGATTAGCAGGACATCAGATGTGACAAATATTTCCAGCAATACTAACATTAACATCTCAGATGATATGATAATACCAATCCTTAGTTTCAAGTTTCTATTATCTAGTTTTTGCCAGACTTCAATTATTTAAAAAGCTATTTTGGCAAATAATTTCTTCAGTACATTTAAACTATTTTTAGTTGATAAAAACTACCATCTTTTTAGAGCTTAAGAAAACAACAGATAAAATCAGATGACAAATTCAAAGAATAACCATAAGAATATAGTATATGACAAACTATTATTCAGCGCCAATATTGATATCTTAGATTTAATGGGTAAGGAGAGAGAGGGCAGTGGGGAATAATTAACTGGGCAATCTACACAGGCAGGGGTGTCAAACAGTCGATTTCAGTCTGGCCCTAATCGCTCCGACACATCTGAGGCACAAGACCGAAACCAACTGATTATTTAATCGGTCCTCAAAGCCAAGGCCAAGATTGGCTAATAATTGGACGTTCGGTTATCGCTCTTTAATCGGCTTTGACTAATCAGTCCTTGATCGATcagttttggttggtttttttctatattttggcTAATTGGTCCTTAAATGGTTGGGTTTCTGTCGGGTTCACTAATCAGTCCACATCGGTCGGTATATTGGGTTGGACTAGTCCCGACCAATTAATCCAAAAATTACATTTCATAGAACCAAAAAGTTTAACAAACAGTCagttcagtttcagttttatTTGGTCGGTCTCGGTTGGGCCTGCTGGTGTGGCCTGAAATTGTAACCTTTATACACAGGGACAAAAAAACATGGATAAGTTGCCTCCAACACGTGATTTTGCAGCTATATAATCTCCATACTATTCTGACTTCTAATTCCTTcaatttattcataaaaaatcaTGAACTTCTCcacaaatttgaaattttattatgGTTCCAACATTCTAATTTGAATCTCCAGATTCTACCCATTGTTCCAACTTCTCATCATGTTCAAGTTTTATGCAAAGGATGTTGAGCTTCCACACTGACACTTTTAATATGCATTTAGAGTTTTGCTAAAGCATATAACTAGGCAGAGATAATAGGTATTTAGGACAAGGCACATGTACCTGTCAAATTCGAGATGCTGATCTAGCTCCTAAAGAAAGACTGATGACTTTAGATTTGGGAATTGCAATCAATAGCGTGTTTCTCATAAATTCCTTTTGTAGATCAAGGAGGAAAACTGAGACACATTGTGAGTTTCAGTTAAATCGCTGAGATAAAGCATATTGTTTGTAACTTGTGTCACATTATGCCCAGGTTTTCTCTCTTGTGATATCCTCAAGGTAAGAAACTTCTTGGTTGCACACTGGCATATAATATTTCATAAATTAATTCAAAACAGGAGAGAATCTAAGAAACATAGGCAAATGTGATTATCAATACTAGTAGCAGTAAGAGAAAGAGTAGACTCTGCACTTACCATTCCCAATATGACACCATTGAAAGCTGTGTGATACTCAAAACTTGGGGTGGGACGCTCTGGGGTTGGATATGCAAAAAGCAATAAGAAACTAAAGGCAGTCCAGAAGGGGGAGACTGCAAGGGGAGCAATGATGCAAGCCAAGTTATTCATGTGAAATAAAAGGTCATAAAGGAaaagatgtaaaaaaaaaaaaaaaaaaaaaaaaaaaaaaaaaatgaagaattagTAGCATGCATACCATTGTGTCCAGAGACTATAAATCTGTCCATGTATTCATGAACAGTGAGCCAAAAGGCAAGAATAACCAGTCCAAATACAAGCCCACCTAGGACATCGACCACGCTGTGCATGCCAAGGTAAATCCTTCCTAACAAGAGGCAAAAATTTCAGTTCTGTTTTGGAATTAACAACAGTTGGAACTTTGTTTTCATTGAATCAAAACCAAGGAATGATATATAAAGTAGCCAAAAAATGATAATGTGAATTTACCTAAGCTGACGAGTCCTACAAGCAAACAAGCCACGGTAACTCCAATCAATGCGTGAGTAGCGCCTCTATTTTCGGCGGAATACAGAACATAGTGCAACAAGTATCTAGAACACCCTCCAATCCAACAAAGTAGTTAAGTATATTTACACCACTCTTCTGAGAGCTGCCGCAACCCAAGTTTATGTAAGCAGCAGAAAAATTATGGAAAGTGGAATGGAAGAAAGAATTAGTACCCAGCCAGGCAAACTGTGTTAAGAGCGTGAGAGGAGGGAAATCCATATTCCAATGCgttttcttcctcatcttttgtAGCGGTTAATCTCCTAACGGGTGGAGAACTGGGTCTAGGAGCTGAGACTACATCCTATAACACAAGCAATTAATCAATCATGACTTGAGTTCAGATGAATACGAACAACTTAAAATCGATGCTATTGGTAATGGAAGCAAATACCTTAACGGAGTTTCCTAGATAATCACAGAAAGCCATCAACAACGTCATCTGCCTGGCCAATTTACAGTGCCCACTCTACAGAAATCTTGCCAAATATGAGTTAAAAACATAAATTTGGTTACAAGAACACAAAATAAAAGTGTAAccatgaaagagaaaaggacatACCCAGAAGAGTAAAGGAAGAAAGGCAGTATAGAAGGGCACAGAGACAACACCCGAAAGACCAGAGAATAAGGCGTCCAAGAAACGATGCTGGAAGCTCTGCAGAACCCACGAAGCCATAATAccataaaaaatcaaataaaaagcaaaagaatCACAAAGTTAGAATGTTAAGGGATAAAACGGGAAGCAGGTTGGTGCTGACCTGGATCTGAAGGATGAGAGGGGTATCTGCTATGACACGGTGAGTAATCCATTGTTGAGTGAGGGATCTAAGATTGTGGGTGATGTCAAAGTACGAAGCGACGACATTCCACAACAGAAGAGCAGAAAGAGAAAGCACTTGACATAGAGCAATGCTCCATAGAGCAACGCTCTCcattctctcctttcctctcatctcctctcttctcttctcttctcttctcctctcttctcctctcttttcctctcttcttcaatTGGCGATTCAGAGAAagaacaaataaacaaaaatggaCACGAAATCTATGgtgggtttcttcttctcttcctcctgcAAAATCTAACTCAGTTGAATCCTCAAAACTCTGGGTAACGGAGGAAAAGCCGGGAACACCTAAACGAAGTGGAAAAATCGAAACTTCCtaagagtagagagagagagacaagacACAAGACACAAGACACACAGGGCAGAGAGACTAACGAAAACACAgtgaaatagagagagagagagagggagagatgtaATAACGTTGACCACACGTGGCACGCTCATGTTCAATAGAGCTTATC includes these proteins:
- the LOC122642706 gene encoding lipid phosphate phosphatase delta-like; amino-acid sequence: MRGKERMESVALWSIALCQVLSLSALLLWNVVASYFDITHNLRSLTQQWITHRVIADTPLILQIQSFQHRFLDALFSGLSGVVSVPFYTAFLPLLFWSGHCKLARQMTLLMAFCDYLGNSVKDVVSAPRPSSPPVRRLTATKDEEENALEYGFPSSHALNTVCLAGYLLHYVLYSAENRGATHALIGVTVACLLVGLVSLGRIYLGMHSVVDVLGGLVFGLVILAFWLTVHEYMDRFIVSGHNVSPFWTAFSFLLLFAYPTPERPTPSFEYHTAFNGVILGMVIGFQQAHHHFHRKAIRHICSPQLSLPVFVGRILFGIPAIILVKFCSKALAKWILPVLANTLGIPIRSSSYIPQLNISLSGENAESQKMFFSPQDSFDVDTGIRFLQYAILAWSIVDLVPPLFSLLRL